A stretch of DNA from Vibrio gallaecicus:
TCGAGCTTAAGGGGAATTTATGAGCAACCATACTTTTATTATTGCTGAGGCTGGAGTTAACCATAATGGTGATATTTCTTTAGCTAAAGAATTGATTGATGCAGCAGCAGAGTCTGGTGTTGATGCGGTAAAATTCCAGACTTGGAAGACAGAGTTATTAGTAACTGAAGATGCTCAGATGGCTGAGTACCAGATTGATAATACAAAGAAAGTAGAGTCTCAGTTCCAAATGTTGAAAAGATTGGAATTGAGCTATGACGACTTTTCTGAATTGAAAGAATATTGTGAGTTAAAAGATATTCTGTTCATGTCGACTCCTGATGAAGAGCAGAGTGCTACGTTTTTGGATGACCTTCAAGATATCTTTAAGATCGGCTCTGGTGAGTTGACCAATACCCCTTTCCTTAGACACATTGCAAGTTTCGGGAAGCCAGTGATTTTATCTACTGGTATGGGATATTTATCTGAAGTTGAACATGCGGTATTCACTTTGCAGGAATCGGGGCTTTCTACTGATGCCATAACGGTTTTACACGCGACCACTGATTACCCTACAGCTCCAGAAGATGTAAACCTTAATGCAATGCTTACTATTGGTCGCTCATTTCCGGGTGTTATGGTGGGTTACTCGGATCATACATTAGGTATTGAAATCCCTGTGGCTGCAGTTGCAATGGGAGCGAAAGTGATAGAAAAACACTTTACGTTAGATAACACAATGGAAGGTCCTGATCATAAAGCTAGTTTAGAACCTGATGAATTGAACGCGATGGTTAAAGCGATTCGTAATATTGAAGTCGCTTTAGGCTCTGGTTGGAAAGTTCCAACACCAACAGAGCAGCAGAATAGAAACATTGTTCGTAAGAGTCTCGTAGCGGCTGGTGATATTGCTTGTGGAACTATTATCACGAGCGAGCATTTGGTAATTAAACGACCTGGTGATGGTATTTCGCCAACTCGCTGGGATGAAGTAGTTGGCTCTGTTGCTAAAAAAGACTACAAAGATGGAGAGTTAATCTAGTGCGTAAAGTTTGTGTTGTAACAGCAACAAGAGCTGAATATGGTCTGCTTAAATGTCTGATGGATGACATAAGAGTGGATGATGAACTACAGCTACAGGTTATCTCTACTGGAACACACTTATCTCCAGAGTTTGGTTTAACTAATCAACAAATCGAAGCCGATGGCTTCGCTGTCAGCAAGAAAATTGAAATCCTTCTGTCATCAGATACACCGATTGGTGTAAGCAAAAGTATGGGGCTTGCTCAAATTAGCTTTGCTGAGGCTTTCGATGAGCTAAAGCCTGACATAGTACTTGTTTTAGGCGATCGATACGAATTAATCCCTATCGTGACGGCTGCAAATATTGCCCGAATCCCTGTTGCTCACCTTAGCGGTGGGGAGCTGACAGAGGGAGCTATTGATGAATTGATTCGTCATGCTCTGACAAAACTATCTCACCTTCATTTTACCGCTATGGATGAGTATTCCCGAAGAGTTATTCAAATGGGAGAGCAACCAGGTAGAGTATTTAATGTTGGTGAAGTTGGGTTAGATAATTTACAAAGAATGACTTTACTCTCTCGTGAAGATTTTGAAGTAGCGATTGATTGTAAGCTTAAAACTAATAACTTGCTTATTACTTACCATCCAGAAACCACTCAAGAGATATCTGAAATTGAGAGCGATTTTATTCAGATTCTTCAAGCATTAGATGAAACTGAAGATACATTGCTTATTTTCACGAAAGCAAACGCTGATGTTGGTGGGCGTCTGATTAATAGAATGATTGATGATTACGTCGCTGAAAACAGTCATAAGGCAATTGCGTTTACATCCTTAGGTCAGCTTAGATATTTGTCCGCTCTACAGTATGTAGATGTCGTTGTTGGTAATTCTTCTAGCGGTATTGTCGAAGCTCCTTCTTTTAAAGTCGCTACTATTAATATTGGCGACCGACAAAAAGGTCGTGTTAGAGCGTCGAGCACGCTGGATGTTGATGTTTGTAAGAAAGGCATTCAGAAGGCGCTACTGTCTGTCTATACTGATGAATTTCAATCAAAGCTAAAAGACACTACAAACCCATATGGGCAAGGTGATAGTTCTCAAAAAGTTGTACAAGTTTTGAAGAATGTCGAGTTGAAGAGCCTAAAATCAAAATTATTTTATGATGTCGAATACTAACTATGTATCTATGGGGGGAGAGCAAGAACTCTCTTCTCATGACTTGTTTTATGGGGTAACAAATAGTGGGCGCTCTTCATTGCGCTGGATTCTTGAATCTATGGATTTAAGAGGAAAGCGGGTGCTCGTGCCTGACTTTTTATGTCAGATCGTTCTTGATGTACTCAATGAATATGACATAGAACCGATATTCTACAATGTAGGCTCTGATTTCTCTTACGAAATAAATAACTCGGAAGCCCTTTGCGATGCTCTGTATGTTATTCGTTACTTTGGTGAAGATCCTGAGATTCTGAAAGCACCTTTAACGATGCCGACTATTATTGATGATGTTTTTGGCACTGAAGCGCCAACGTTAAGTGGAACTCAACCGTGGTGCTATTTTAACAGTTTAAGAAAAATTTCAGCGGTAGCGGATTATAGCCAAGTGGTATCTACTTTACCTTTAAGTGATGTTGATAAGGTTGAATTAACCAACTTCACTGAAGCTAAGTATGCTGCAAAAAATGCTAAATATAATTACATCAATAATGCTTTGGGTGAAGAAGGTGACTATTTAGACCTATTTGCAGACGGTGAATCTGTACTAAATGGTGCTGAATTAATTTATCAGCCAAGTGACATTGGCTTATATCACGCCTCAAACTTCTATCGAACAATTGAAGCTGAAACCCAAGTTCGTCGTCATAATTTGTCATTAGCAAAACAATTATTGAAGCCATCTCAATATGTTGATATCTCACCTAAATTTCCAAGCTTTCTACCTTTGATTTTGGGAAATAGAGACAAAGTTAGGCGAGCCTTAATGAGTGAAGGTATTTTCCTTGCGGTGCATTGGCCTGAGACTGATCAAGTTCAAAATCTATTGTCTCGAAACATACTTTCAATTCCTCTCGACTCCCGATATCACCAACGTGACATCGAGCGTGTCTGCCACCTAATACAGGAGTTAGTCGATGAATAACCAATTTGTTTTAGAGTTGGCAAGTGAACCTGATTTTGATGCTTATTTAAGTCTTAAATCAGAGCCTGCAAATATCTACTGGTCTGGTTTTGAAGAGGCTCCTAATGCAAGTAAGCTTTTTAGCCATTTTCAAACGGCAATTAACAGTACGACAAGAGATATTTATTTACTCAAAACCACTGACTTGGTTGTAGGTTACCTATATGTCGATCATTTACCGAAAGATAAAACGGTTGAACTGGCATACGGTGTGTCTGAATATCAGTCGGGTAAAGGTTTAGCTAAAGTTATGATTTCACTTGGCTTAGAGAGAGTTGCTGCTGAGTTTTCTACGCAAGTCGCTTGGATTGCGGAATCTAATATTCCTTCAATTAAGACAATTCAAGCACTTGGCTTTGAAAGTACCTCTGATATTGAATATAGAGCTCTCGCGCAATTCACCGATAAAGTGAAGTTTGTAAAATTTTCCCGAAATAACAAATAGCAAATAATAAAGGGTCAGTCTATGAGCCATAACTGGAAAAAAATCCTAGTATCACCAAGTGAAACTGTTCGTAGTGCCTTGAAGATTATCGATCAGCAGGCGCTTAAACTCGCGATAGTAGTTGGTGAAGATGATCAGCTGCTTGGTACTGTAAGTGATGGTGATATTCGTAGAGCTATCTTGAGCGATGCATCTCTAGAAGATGATATCTCAACTGTAATGTATCGTCAGCCAACCACTGCTGATGTTGGTATGACGCGAGAAAGCCTTTTAGGACTAATGGAAAAAAAGGAGTTGCATGCAATTCCAATTTTGAACAATGGTCAAGTGGTTGGGTTAGAAACATTACATGGGTTACTGCAGAAAACACAATACGACAATCCAGTATTCCTCATGGCTGGCGGCTTTGGAACGCGATTAAAGCCGTTAACAGATAAATGCCCTAAACCTTTACTTAAAGTGGGTGAAAGACCGATCCTTGAAACCGTTATATTGAGTTTTATCCGCTCAGGTTTTACTAATTTCTATATTTCTACTCACTATCTACCCGAAATGATTCATGCGGCTATTGGTGATGGCTCTAAGTGGGGAGTTAATGTTCAATATATTCATGAAGATACCCCATTAGGTACTGGAGGTGCATTAGGCTTGTTACCTGATGATCTGCCTGATCTACCGGTTATTGTTATGAACGGCGACGTCTTGACTAAAATCAACTTTGAAGAACTGCTTTCGTTTCATACTAAGCAAAACTCAAAAGCGACGATGTGTGTTAGAGAGTTTGATTACCAAGTTCCTTTTGGTGTGGTTGAGGCTGAAGATAATAAAATCACAGGGCTTGTTGAGAAACCAACCTATCGTTTCCATGTGAACGCGGGTATTTATGTTATTGATAAGGAAATCGTTGCTGATGTTGCTAAGAATGAATGTCTGGATATGCCAGCTCTTTTTGAGTCTTTAATTGGTAATAATGCGCATGTATTTCCGTTCCATGAATATTGGCTAGATATTGGAAGAATGGATGATTTTAAACGTGCTCAGGTTGATATTCTTACATTGGGTTTATAAGCATGAAAATTTTAGCGATAGTTCCAGCTAGAGGTGGTAGTAAGAGGCTACCTCGTAAAAATATTAAAGTTTTAAATGGAAAACCGCTCATTCAGTGGTCGATTGAGTCTGCGCTAGGTAATAAAGACATCAGTAAAGTGATGGTAAGTACTGATTGCCAGGAAATTGCTGATATAGCATTACAAGCTGGTGCAGAAGTGCCTTTTATACGACCAGATAGCTTAGCAACAGATACAAGTTCTAGCTCTGATGTTGTTCGGCATGCTCTTGATTACTATAAAGAAAAAGGGGAGGTTTTTGATTTTGTTTTATTGTTACAACCAACTTCTCCCATTCGTAACGCCATACATAATGAGCAAGCGATAAATCTTCTGAAAGATAAAAAAGCGGATGCAGTAGTATCGGTTTGTGAATGTGATCACTCCCCTTTATGGAGTAACACCTTGCCTTCGGATTTGGCAATGGATCATTTCATTAAAGACGAAATAAAGAACACAAGAAGCCAAGATTTACAGCCATATTATCGTTTGAATGGGGCTATTTATCTTGCGAAAGTGAGTCGTTTTTATGAAGAGGATTCTCTATTTTTATCTTCAAACATTTACGCTTATTTAATGGATAATGAAAGTTCTGTAGATATCGACCACGAGTTAGATTTCTTATTAGCAGAAACAGTTTTGAAGTATAAGGAAAAACATGCATAACATTTTAATTATTGGTGCGGGGCAACTAGGTAGTCGACATTTACAAGGTGCACTTCTTAGTCCAAATGAACTGAAAATTACAGTTATTGATCCGTCTTCAGAGTCATTGAATATTGCAAAGGAAAGAGCTGGGCAAGTCGAGTACGGCAATAAGAATTCTACAGTCAGCTATAGCAATGAATTACCTCTGAATGAAAACGTAGACGTGTGCATTATCGCTACAGCTGCTCAAGTGCGCGCTGCTGTGACAAAACAATTGCTTGATAAAAATCAAGTGGAGCATATTGTCTTTGAAAAGGTTCTATTTCAAAAAATTGCTGATTATTCTGAGATATCAGCTTTGCTTGCTGAGACCTCAACGACGGGGTGGGTAAATTGCCCTAGACGTTTATTCCCAACGTATACAGCTTTGAAACAGCAATTAGATACATCTAAGCCAATCAATATGGTCGTTGACGGTCATGCTTGGGGAATGGCTTGTAACAGTGTTCATTTCCTTGATGTCTTTGCTTTTCTAGCGGAAAACTCAACGTTAGAGCTTGTTGAATCAAAGTTAGATTCTGAACTTATTGAGAGTAAGCGTGTTGGCTTTTATGAAACGACGGGTCAATTGTCATTTACAGCGGGTAATCACACATTAACGATACAAAGTGGTCAAGAAGAGACACCTCAGTTGTCAGTATCTTTGGTTAACGGAGAAACTCGCTTTGTAGTTAATGAAGTTGAAGGTGTTTGGACTAAATCTCAGGGTGAAGATACAGAGCAATTTACCCATAAGCCATTATTCCAGAGTCAGTTAACAGGTGGCACAGTTGATCAGCTACTTAGCTCTAATACATGTGGGCTAACACCTTTTGAACAGTCATGTAATTTGCATGTGCCTTTCATTAACGCATTACTTGTTCACATGTCAGCAGTTCTTGAGAAAGAATTAGATGCATGCCCTATTACCTAACTGAGGATAAAAAATGATTTGGTTAATTGGCTCAGGCCTCATGTCTGTAGATTATGCGAAAGTTCTAGAAGCGCAAAAGCATGACTATATCGTTATTGGCCGTGGTGAAGCTTCTGCTGAAGAGTTCACAAATAAAACGGGCAAAGAGGTAGTTCAGGGCGGGTTGAATTCGTTTTTAGATTCAAAGCCTGAATTAGCGGAGACGGCAATTGTTAGTGTAGGTGTTGCACAATTATTTGAAACGACGTTAAAACTTATTGAGAGCGGTGTAAAACAAATCTTGGTTGAGAAACCAGGAGGAATGACACTTGCGGAAATTACGACTCTACAAGAACGCAGTGAAGAGCTTGCTTGTAAGGTTTACATTGCTTATAACCGCCGTTTCTTTTCCTCTGTGCTTGCTGCAAGAGAAAAAATAGCAGAAGAAGGCGGCGTGACTTCTTTTAATTTTGAGTTAACTGAATGGGCTCATGTAATTGAGAAAATAGATAAGCCATTAGATGTTTTGAATAAATGGTTCTTAGCAAACTCTACCCATGTTGCCGATTTAGCGTTTTACCTTGGTGGTAAACCGAAAGAGCTTGCTAGCTTTACTCAAGGTAGCCTTGAATGGCACCCTTCATCTTCTGTATTTTCGGGTGCCGGAATCAGTGAAGGTGGTGCATTGTTTAATTACGCTGCTAACTGGGAATCGGCTGGTCGATGGTCAGTGGAAGTATTAACGAAAGAGAATCGTTATGTTTTCCGCCCTATGGAGGCGCTACAGGTACAAAAGAGGGGAACAATTCCTTGTATAAACGTTGAGGTTGATAACTCTTTAGATCAAGAGTTTAAGCCCGGCTTGTATAAGCAAGTTGAAGCCTTTTTATCTGGTGATGATGCACTGTTATGCAGTATTGAAGAGCAACTTATACTATTTCCTAGCTACGAGAAAATGGCTGGTTATCTTTAATAAAAAAGCCCTGCTAAGCAGGGCTTTTTTACATTTGAACATTAGGAATGGCTATTTTTTCAAAAAGCTTATGGATCACTGTATAGCTTTCTTGCCTGGTTTCATTTATTCCTTTGCCTGATGGAATTATGTTGAACACTGGAACATCTGGGTAAAGGACAGAGATGCTGTATTGAGCATTAGAGTAAGTACCGTAAAGGGCTGATAATTTGATGTCTTTATCTAATAGCTCAACTTCTAATGGTAGTGTTGAGTTATGGTACTGAATGTTAGGCATCTTTTTAAGTGAATCGGCAACTTCTGGTAGTTCAGTACGATGCGGGAAGTAAAGTATCTTGTTATCGACATGCTGCATAAACTGAGTGACTTCTTCCAAGTACGTTTCTATGCACTTACCATTTTTTCCGCCAACGGCACCATGTCCTAAAAAGCCAGCGGGGGCATCTTTGTTGAAAACCTTGGTGTTCCCATATTTTTCTTTAAGAGCTAGAAAATGATTCTTTTTGCTAGGGTGTATAGGGTCTAGTAATTCAAATATTGAAAATATCTCAAAGTTTTTGAAATGCCCCATTTTACCAATGGGAGTTAAACCTTGTAGACGGATTAGTAAGTCTTGTAGGAACCTTGGTCTATAGAATACTTTCTCATCTCTTATATACTGCTCATATTCAAAAACTGTCGTTGTTCCATCATCAAAATATACTTCTCGTGAAAAGGTCATATTTCTACGAATTAGCTTTGTTCTCCATGCGTTGTATTCAGCATAGAAAAAACTATCAAAGTTCGAACTGCCATTGTTGATCTTGATAGCGTCTTTAATAGCTTTAGGAACATTTAAAGTACGTTGGTGTCTTTCTACCCAAATAACATGATCCCAATCTTCAGAGCAAAAAATTTTATTTAGTTGGCTAATGCCGGGTTCTCTATTTTGCTTTACAAGAAAAAGGATGTTGTTTTTGGTGTTGTAAGCAGCTCTAGCTTCATTTGCACAAATGTACTGGAATGGTGATGTTGCAACAAAAATATTCATAAATATGGAACCCCTAAAGATAGCTAAGTACTTTACTTAAGCTTCCTTGGTTTTTATTTAAATAATGCAGTGCTCGGGATGTTTGTGTTTTTCTGATTTGTGAATCAGTCAATAAAAGCAGAGTCGAACTTATCAAGGTACTTTCAGTCGTAATTATTATTGCCTGTTCTGATTCTAAATCGTGGACAATTTCCTTGAAGTTGAAATAACTAGGACCTGTAATGACAGGTACGCTTAAAATCGCAGGTTCAAGAACATTATGCCCTCCAACTTTATCGCCAACTAAGCTTCCTCCCATGAAACACACATCAGCAGCACCAATGAGTTTTAGCATTTCTCCCATCGTATCACCAACATAAACTTGA
This window harbors:
- a CDS encoding aspartate aminotransferase family protein; translation: MMSNTNYVSMGGEQELSSHDLFYGVTNSGRSSLRWILESMDLRGKRVLVPDFLCQIVLDVLNEYDIEPIFYNVGSDFSYEINNSEALCDALYVIRYFGEDPEILKAPLTMPTIIDDVFGTEAPTLSGTQPWCYFNSLRKISAVADYSQVVSTLPLSDVDKVELTNFTEAKYAAKNAKYNYINNALGEEGDYLDLFADGESVLNGAELIYQPSDIGLYHASNFYRTIEAETQVRRHNLSLAKQLLKPSQYVDISPKFPSFLPLILGNRDKVRRALMSEGIFLAVHWPETDQVQNLLSRNILSIPLDSRYHQRDIERVCHLIQELVDE
- the neuB gene encoding N-acetylneuraminate synthase, with the protein product MSNHTFIIAEAGVNHNGDISLAKELIDAAAESGVDAVKFQTWKTELLVTEDAQMAEYQIDNTKKVESQFQMLKRLELSYDDFSELKEYCELKDILFMSTPDEEQSATFLDDLQDIFKIGSGELTNTPFLRHIASFGKPVILSTGMGYLSEVEHAVFTLQESGLSTDAITVLHATTDYPTAPEDVNLNAMLTIGRSFPGVMVGYSDHTLGIEIPVAAVAMGAKVIEKHFTLDNTMEGPDHKASLEPDELNAMVKAIRNIEVALGSGWKVPTPTEQQNRNIVRKSLVAAGDIACGTIITSEHLVIKRPGDGISPTRWDEVVGSVAKKDYKDGELI
- the neuC gene encoding UDP-N-acetylglucosamine 2-epimerase, which translates into the protein MRKVCVVTATRAEYGLLKCLMDDIRVDDELQLQVISTGTHLSPEFGLTNQQIEADGFAVSKKIEILLSSDTPIGVSKSMGLAQISFAEAFDELKPDIVLVLGDRYELIPIVTAANIARIPVAHLSGGELTEGAIDELIRHALTKLSHLHFTAMDEYSRRVIQMGEQPGRVFNVGEVGLDNLQRMTLLSREDFEVAIDCKLKTNNLLITYHPETTQEISEIESDFIQILQALDETEDTLLIFTKANADVGGRLINRMIDDYVAENSHKAIAFTSLGQLRYLSALQYVDVVVGNSSSGIVEAPSFKVATINIGDRQKGRVRASSTLDVDVCKKGIQKALLSVYTDEFQSKLKDTTNPYGQGDSSQKVVQVLKNVELKSLKSKLFYDVEY
- a CDS encoding acylneuraminate cytidylyltransferase family protein yields the protein MKILAIVPARGGSKRLPRKNIKVLNGKPLIQWSIESALGNKDISKVMVSTDCQEIADIALQAGAEVPFIRPDSLATDTSSSSDVVRHALDYYKEKGEVFDFVLLLQPTSPIRNAIHNEQAINLLKDKKADAVVSVCECDHSPLWSNTLPSDLAMDHFIKDEIKNTRSQDLQPYYRLNGAIYLAKVSRFYEEDSLFLSSNIYAYLMDNESSVDIDHELDFLLAETVLKYKEKHA
- a CDS encoding Gfo/Idh/MocA family oxidoreductase gives rise to the protein MIWLIGSGLMSVDYAKVLEAQKHDYIVIGRGEASAEEFTNKTGKEVVQGGLNSFLDSKPELAETAIVSVGVAQLFETTLKLIESGVKQILVEKPGGMTLAEITTLQERSEELACKVYIAYNRRFFSSVLAAREKIAEEGGVTSFNFELTEWAHVIEKIDKPLDVLNKWFLANSTHVADLAFYLGGKPKELASFTQGSLEWHPSSSVFSGAGISEGGALFNYAANWESAGRWSVEVLTKENRYVFRPMEALQVQKRGTIPCINVEVDNSLDQEFKPGLYKQVEAFLSGDDALLCSIEEQLILFPSYEKMAGYL
- a CDS encoding GNAT family N-acetyltransferase, which encodes MNNQFVLELASEPDFDAYLSLKSEPANIYWSGFEEAPNASKLFSHFQTAINSTTRDIYLLKTTDLVVGYLYVDHLPKDKTVELAYGVSEYQSGKGLAKVMISLGLERVAAEFSTQVAWIAESNIPSIKTIQALGFESTSDIEYRALAQFTDKVKFVKFSRNNK
- a CDS encoding nucleotidyltransferase family protein — protein: MSHNWKKILVSPSETVRSALKIIDQQALKLAIVVGEDDQLLGTVSDGDIRRAILSDASLEDDISTVMYRQPTTADVGMTRESLLGLMEKKELHAIPILNNGQVVGLETLHGLLQKTQYDNPVFLMAGGFGTRLKPLTDKCPKPLLKVGERPILETVILSFIRSGFTNFYISTHYLPEMIHAAIGDGSKWGVNVQYIHEDTPLGTGGALGLLPDDLPDLPVIVMNGDVLTKINFEELLSFHTKQNSKATMCVREFDYQVPFGVVEAEDNKITGLVEKPTYRFHVNAGIYVIDKEIVADVAKNECLDMPALFESLIGNNAHVFPFHEYWLDIGRMDDFKRAQVDILTLGL
- a CDS encoding Gfo/Idh/MocA family oxidoreductase; this translates as MHNILIIGAGQLGSRHLQGALLSPNELKITVIDPSSESLNIAKERAGQVEYGNKNSTVSYSNELPLNENVDVCIIATAAQVRAAVTKQLLDKNQVEHIVFEKVLFQKIADYSEISALLAETSTTGWVNCPRRLFPTYTALKQQLDTSKPINMVVDGHAWGMACNSVHFLDVFAFLAENSTLELVESKLDSELIESKRVGFYETTGQLSFTAGNHTLTIQSGQEETPQLSVSLVNGETRFVVNEVEGVWTKSQGEDTEQFTHKPLFQSQLTGGTVDQLLSSNTCGLTPFEQSCNLHVPFINALLVHMSAVLEKELDACPIT